A window of Parasynechococcus marenigrum WH 8102 contains these coding sequences:
- the lipA gene encoding lipoyl synthase — translation MLKPEWLRVKAPQRERIGAVADLLLDLNLNTVCQEASCPNIGECFAGGTATFLIMGPGCTRACPYCDIDFDKSVRELDPTEPERLGEAVARLGLKHVVITSVNRDDLPDGGATQFVACIEQVKQRSPLTTIELLIPDFCGNWDALATVMAAAPHVLNHNIETVPRMYRLARPQGIYERSLELLQRVRDDWPRAYSKSGLMVGLGETDDEVIDVLRDLRTHRVDIVTIGQYLSPGPKHLAVDRFVTPEQFDTYRRIGEEELGFLQVVSTPLTRSSYHAGEVQRLMASHPR, via the coding sequence GTGCTCAAGCCCGAGTGGTTGCGCGTCAAGGCCCCGCAGCGGGAGCGCATCGGTGCTGTTGCCGATCTGTTGCTGGACCTGAACCTGAACACGGTCTGCCAGGAGGCCAGCTGTCCCAACATCGGGGAATGCTTCGCCGGCGGCACGGCCACCTTTCTGATCATGGGCCCGGGCTGCACTCGCGCCTGCCCTTACTGCGACATCGACTTCGACAAGAGCGTCCGTGAGCTCGACCCCACCGAACCGGAAAGGCTCGGGGAAGCGGTGGCGCGTTTGGGGCTGAAGCATGTGGTGATCACCTCGGTGAACCGGGACGACCTGCCGGATGGGGGAGCCACCCAGTTCGTGGCCTGCATCGAGCAGGTGAAGCAACGCTCACCGCTCACCACGATCGAGCTGCTGATTCCCGACTTCTGCGGCAACTGGGACGCCCTGGCCACGGTGATGGCGGCAGCACCCCACGTGCTCAACCACAACATCGAAACAGTGCCGCGGATGTACCGCCTGGCAAGACCTCAGGGCATTTACGAGCGGTCCCTGGAACTTCTGCAGCGGGTTCGGGACGACTGGCCGCGGGCTTACAGCAAGTCCGGCCTGATGGTGGGCCTCGGTGAAACCGACGACGAGGTGATCGACGTGTTGCGCGACCTGCGCACCCACCGGGTGGACATCGTCACCATCGGCCAATATCTCTCCCCAGGCCCCAAGCATCTGGCCGTGGATCGTTTTGTGACCCCTGAGCAATTCGACACCTACCGCCGCATCGGCGAAGAGGAGCTGGGCTTTCTGCAGGTGGTCAGCACCCCCCTCACCCGCAGCAGCTATCACGCCGGCGAGGTGCAGCGCCTCATGGCTAGCCATCCCCGCTGA
- the gltB gene encoding glutamate synthase large subunit — protein sequence MADLTRPTVWPYSDSAAPEAVAGEKDACGVGFLAQLSGETSHWVLQQALRGLGCMEHRGGCGGDGDSGDGAGVLCQIPWTYLKAVWPEAASARGLGMMFMPQDSEGRELARRFCKEEAEALGLTSAGWRVVPVDSSVLGPMARDTAPVIQQWSLAGGPDGDAFEALLLRLRRRIGARARQAWGFEGSRDLYVASLSSRTVVYKGMVRSEVLAQYYADLRDPRFEVSFAVYHRRFSTNTLPRWPLAQPMRLLGHNGEINTLLGNLNWAEASEASLADVWGEAADDLNPVVNPAFSDSANLDATLELMVRSGRSITDSLITLVPEAFRNQPDLEDRPEVTAMYEFNAGIQEPWDGPALLVFADGKRVGATLDRNGLRPARWCTTADGFVIMGSETGVVDLSGKTVVQKGRLGPGQMVAVDLENGQLLDNWTVKEDAAGRFPYGDWLQHHRRGVEAQPWTQDRQIGELDLLRLQTAMGFTAEDFDLVIEDMAGLGKEPTYCMGDDIPLAVLSDKPHLLYDYFKQRFAQVTNPPIDPLREKLVMSLEMHLGERRPALKPQPEAAAVIHLDTPVLNEAELAAISKQGLPVVTLSTQVAVEACAGGLSSALQGLCEAAEEAVRGGAQVLVLSDRVDGSGAAAQLTAISVAMPALLAVGAVHHHLLRQKLRLRCSLVIDTAQCWSTHHLACLIGYGASAVCPWLTWETTRHWLAHPKTQKRIEQGKLPALDADQVQANVRVSLENGLRKILSKIGISLLASYHGAQIFEAIGLGADVIDTAFSGTTSRVAGMTLAELANETLSLHAKAFPELNRSKLEFMGFVQYRTGGEYHLNSPDMAKALHAAVKTGPGYDHFSTYKTLLENRPVTALRDLLEFKLAPTPLPLDQVESAESLCKRFCTGGMSLGALSREAHEVLAVAMNRIGGKSNSGEGGEDPARFQVLHDVDAEGRSQAFPSIGGLRNGDTACSAIKQIASGRFGVTAEYLRSGKQLEIKVAQGAKPGEGGQLPGPKVDDYIAWLRNSKPGVALISPPPHHDIYSIEDLAQLIHDLHQVHPKAPVSVKLVAEIGIGTIAAGVAKANADVIQISGHDGGTGASPLSSIKHAGSPWELGLTEVHRSLLENGLRDRVLLRADGGLKTGWDVVIAALLGAEEYGFGSVAMISEGCIMARVCHTNNCPVGVATQKEALRKRFTGVPEHVVNFFWYVAEEVRQLLSLLGVAKLEDLIGRSDLLQPRAVQLAKTQGVDLSSLLAPIQSSEERSWLRHSAEAHGNGPILEDQLLADAELMAAVESHGSLNRTIAIINTDRSVGARLAGEIAQRHGNRGFKGQLNLTFQGAAGQSFGAFLVQGMNVRLEGEANDYVGKGMNSGRISLVPADGCANPGDQVILGNTCLYGATGGELFAHGRAGERFGVRNSGARTVVEGAGDHCCEYMTGGVVVVLGSTGRNVGAGMTGGVTFLLDEGDRVTARVNTEIVAVCSLTTSQQEETLKELLEAHVAATGSSKASALLADWAAAKGRFKVLIPPSERAAMGLVDQQAVAA from the coding sequence ATGGCAGATCTCACCCGACCCACCGTCTGGCCCTACAGCGACAGTGCTGCGCCCGAGGCAGTGGCCGGTGAGAAAGATGCCTGCGGTGTGGGTTTCCTGGCGCAACTCTCTGGGGAAACCAGCCACTGGGTGCTGCAGCAGGCCCTGCGCGGCCTTGGATGCATGGAGCACCGCGGCGGCTGTGGTGGTGATGGTGATTCCGGTGATGGTGCCGGCGTGCTCTGCCAAATCCCCTGGACTTATCTGAAAGCGGTCTGGCCTGAGGCGGCCTCCGCCCGTGGTCTCGGGATGATGTTCATGCCCCAAGACTCCGAGGGGCGGGAGCTGGCGCGCCGGTTCTGCAAGGAGGAAGCCGAGGCGCTCGGCCTCACCTCCGCCGGATGGCGGGTGGTTCCAGTGGATTCTTCCGTGCTGGGCCCCATGGCGCGGGACACCGCCCCAGTGATCCAGCAGTGGAGCCTTGCCGGTGGCCCCGATGGTGACGCCTTCGAGGCTTTGTTGCTGCGCCTGCGTCGCCGGATCGGTGCCCGTGCCCGCCAGGCCTGGGGTTTTGAGGGATCCCGGGATCTTTATGTGGCTTCCTTGAGCAGCCGCACCGTTGTGTACAAGGGCATGGTGCGCTCCGAGGTGCTGGCGCAGTACTACGCCGATCTGCGGGATCCGCGCTTTGAAGTGAGCTTTGCGGTGTACCACCGGCGCTTCAGCACCAACACCCTGCCCCGCTGGCCTCTCGCTCAGCCGATGCGGCTGTTGGGCCACAACGGAGAAATAAATACGCTTTTGGGCAACCTCAACTGGGCTGAGGCCTCTGAAGCCAGCCTCGCGGACGTTTGGGGTGAAGCCGCGGATGATCTCAATCCCGTGGTGAACCCTGCCTTCAGTGATTCGGCCAACCTTGACGCCACCCTAGAGCTGATGGTGCGCAGCGGCCGCTCGATCACCGACAGCTTGATCACCCTGGTGCCCGAGGCCTTCCGCAACCAGCCGGATCTGGAGGATCGCCCGGAGGTGACGGCGATGTACGAATTCAATGCCGGCATCCAGGAGCCCTGGGATGGTCCGGCGCTGCTGGTGTTCGCCGATGGCAAACGGGTGGGTGCCACGCTGGATCGCAACGGCTTGCGACCCGCGCGCTGGTGCACCACCGCCGACGGTTTCGTGATCATGGGATCGGAAACCGGTGTGGTGGATCTCAGCGGCAAGACCGTGGTTCAGAAGGGCCGTCTCGGCCCCGGCCAGATGGTGGCGGTGGATCTGGAGAACGGCCAGCTGCTCGACAACTGGACCGTGAAGGAGGACGCGGCTGGACGCTTCCCCTACGGCGACTGGCTGCAGCACCATCGCCGCGGTGTGGAAGCCCAACCCTGGACCCAGGATCGTCAGATCGGTGAGTTGGATCTGTTGCGGCTGCAGACCGCCATGGGCTTCACCGCCGAAGACTTCGATCTCGTGATCGAAGACATGGCCGGACTAGGTAAGGAGCCCACCTACTGCATGGGAGACGACATCCCCCTGGCGGTGTTGTCGGATAAACCCCACCTGCTGTACGACTACTTCAAACAACGCTTCGCCCAGGTCACCAACCCGCCGATTGACCCCCTGCGGGAAAAGCTGGTGATGAGCCTGGAAATGCATCTGGGTGAACGCCGGCCGGCGCTGAAGCCCCAGCCCGAGGCGGCCGCCGTGATCCACCTGGACACGCCGGTTCTCAACGAAGCCGAGCTTGCGGCGATCAGCAAGCAGGGACTTCCCGTTGTCACCCTCTCCACCCAGGTGGCCGTTGAGGCCTGCGCTGGTGGTTTGTCATCGGCCCTGCAAGGGCTGTGCGAGGCGGCCGAGGAGGCTGTGCGCGGCGGTGCCCAGGTGTTGGTGCTCTCCGATCGTGTGGATGGCTCCGGTGCCGCTGCCCAGCTGACCGCCATCAGCGTGGCGATGCCGGCCCTCCTGGCTGTGGGGGCGGTGCATCACCACCTGCTGCGGCAGAAGCTGCGTCTGCGCTGCTCCTTGGTGATTGACACTGCGCAGTGCTGGAGCACCCATCACTTGGCTTGCCTGATCGGTTACGGCGCCAGTGCGGTCTGCCCGTGGCTCACCTGGGAGACCACCCGCCATTGGCTCGCCCACCCCAAAACCCAGAAGCGGATCGAGCAGGGCAAGCTGCCCGCCCTCGATGCCGACCAGGTGCAGGCCAACGTGCGCGTTTCCCTGGAAAACGGCCTGCGCAAGATCCTCTCCAAGATCGGCATTTCGCTCCTGGCTAGTTATCACGGCGCTCAGATTTTTGAAGCGATCGGCCTCGGTGCCGATGTGATCGACACCGCGTTCAGCGGAACCACCAGCCGTGTGGCGGGCATGACCCTGGCGGAGCTGGCCAACGAAACCCTGTCACTCCATGCCAAGGCCTTCCCGGAGCTCAACCGCAGCAAGCTCGAGTTCATGGGCTTTGTGCAGTACCGCACCGGCGGCGAGTACCACCTCAACAGTCCCGACATGGCCAAGGCCTTGCATGCGGCGGTGAAGACCGGGCCTGGCTACGACCATTTCTCCACCTACAAAACCCTGCTGGAGAACAGGCCGGTCACGGCGCTTCGGGATCTGCTGGAGTTCAAGCTGGCCCCAACGCCGCTGCCCCTGGATCAGGTGGAGAGCGCAGAAAGCCTCTGCAAGCGTTTCTGCACGGGGGGTATGAGTCTCGGGGCGTTGTCGCGGGAAGCCCATGAGGTGCTGGCGGTGGCGATGAACCGCATCGGTGGCAAGAGCAACAGCGGCGAGGGTGGTGAGGACCCGGCCCGTTTCCAGGTTCTTCACGATGTGGATGCCGAGGGCCGCTCGCAGGCTTTCCCCAGCATCGGCGGCCTCCGGAATGGCGACACCGCCTGTTCGGCGATCAAGCAGATCGCTTCCGGGCGCTTTGGCGTGACAGCCGAATACCTGCGCAGTGGCAAGCAACTGGAGATCAAGGTGGCCCAGGGGGCCAAGCCCGGTGAGGGCGGTCAGCTGCCCGGCCCCAAGGTGGATGACTACATCGCCTGGCTGCGCAACAGCAAACCCGGTGTGGCCCTGATCTCACCGCCGCCGCATCACGACATCTATTCCATCGAGGATCTGGCTCAGCTGATTCACGATCTGCACCAGGTGCACCCCAAGGCGCCGGTGAGCGTGAAGCTGGTGGCCGAGATCGGTATCGGCACGATTGCCGCCGGCGTGGCCAAGGCCAACGCTGATGTGATTCAGATCTCCGGCCACGACGGGGGTACCGGAGCCTCGCCGCTGAGTTCGATCAAGCATGCCGGCAGCCCCTGGGAGCTGGGTCTGACCGAGGTGCACCGCAGCCTTCTCGAAAATGGCCTGCGGGATCGGGTGCTGTTGCGGGCCGATGGCGGCCTCAAGACCGGCTGGGATGTGGTGATCGCAGCTCTGCTGGGCGCTGAGGAGTATGGCTTCGGCTCTGTGGCGATGATCTCCGAGGGCTGCATCATGGCCAGGGTCTGCCACACCAACAATTGCCCGGTGGGCGTGGCCACCCAAAAGGAGGCCCTGCGCAAACGCTTCACCGGCGTGCCTGAGCACGTGGTGAATTTCTTCTGGTATGTGGCGGAAGAAGTGCGTCAGCTGCTGAGCCTGCTCGGCGTGGCCAAGCTCGAAGATCTGATCGGTCGCAGCGATCTGCTTCAACCCCGTGCAGTGCAGCTGGCCAAAACCCAGGGTGTGGATCTCTCCAGTCTGTTGGCACCGATTCAGAGTTCAGAAGAGCGCTCCTGGCTGCGTCACAGCGCTGAGGCCCATGGCAATGGCCCGATTCTTGAGGATCAGCTTCTCGCCGATGCCGAGCTGATGGCGGCGGTGGAGAGCCACGGTTCCTTGAACCGCACGATCGCGATCATCAACACCGACCGCAGTGTCGGGGCCCGTCTGGCCGGTGAGATCGCCCAACGCCACGGCAACCGCGGCTTCAAGGGCCAGCTCAACCTCACCTTCCAGGGCGCTGCCGGTCAGAGCTTCGGTGCCTTCCTGGTGCAGGGCATGAACGTGCGCCTGGAAGGGGAAGCCAACGACTACGTGGGCAAGGGCATGAACAGTGGACGCATCAGCCTGGTGCCAGCCGACGGCTGCGCCAATCCCGGTGATCAAGTGATCCTAGGTAACACCTGCCTCTACGGCGCCACGGGCGGTGAGCTGTTTGCCCATGGCCGTGCTGGTGAGCGCTTCGGAGTGCGCAATAGCGGCGCTCGTACCGTGGTGGAGGGAGCTGGCGACCACTGCTGTGAGTACATGACCGGTGGTGTGGTGGTGGTGCTGGGCAGCACTGGCCGCAACGTGGGTGCCGGCATGACCGGTGGCGTCACCTTCCTGCTCGATGAGGGTGATCGCGTCACCGCCAGGGTCAATACTGAGATCGTTGCGGTCTGCAGCCTCACCACTTCGCAGCAGGAGGAAACGCTCAAAGAGCTGTTGGAAGCCCACGTAGCCGCCACCGGCAGCAGCAAGGCCTCAGCGCTGTTGGCCGACTGGGCCGCGGCCAAGGGACGCTTCAAGGTGCTGATTCCGCCGAGTGAGCGGGCAGCCATGGGTCTGGTGGACCAGCAGGCGGTGGCGGCCTGA
- the rpsG gene encoding 30S ribosomal protein S7, translated as MSRRNAAEKRPVLPDPQFNSRLATMMVSRLMQHGKKSTAQRILSDAFGLINERTGGDPLELFETAVKNATPLVEVRARRVGGATYQVPMEVRQERGTAMALRWLVSFSRARNGRSMAQKLAGELMDAANEAGSAVRKREETHKMAEANKAFAHYRY; from the coding sequence ATGTCCCGCCGCAACGCCGCTGAAAAACGTCCGGTTCTTCCTGATCCGCAGTTCAACAGTCGTCTGGCCACGATGATGGTGTCCCGTCTGATGCAGCACGGCAAGAAGTCCACGGCGCAGCGGATCCTGTCCGATGCGTTCGGTTTGATCAACGAGCGCACTGGTGGTGACCCTCTCGAACTGTTCGAGACGGCGGTGAAGAACGCCACGCCCCTGGTCGAAGTCCGTGCCCGTCGCGTCGGTGGCGCGACCTACCAGGTTCCGATGGAAGTACGTCAGGAACGTGGCACCGCCATGGCCCTGCGCTGGCTGGTGAGCTTCTCCCGCGCCCGCAACGGCCGGAGCATGGCTCAGAAGCTCGCCGGCGAATTGATGGATGCAGCCAATGAGGCCGGAAGCGCGGTTCGCAAGCGCGAAGAAACCCACAAGATGGCTGAAGCCAACAAGGCTTTCGCCCACTACCGCTATTGA
- the fusA gene encoding elongation factor G, whose product MARDFPLERVRNIGIAAHIDAGKTTTTERILFYSGVVHKIGEVHDGAAVTDWMAQERERGITITAAAISTSWQDHRINIIDTPGHVDFTIEVERSMRVLDGVIAVFCAVGGVQPQSETVWRQADRYSVPRMVFVNKMDRTGADFLKVHGQIKDRLKANAVPIQLPIGAEGDLSGIIDLVGNKAYIYKNDLGTDIEEAEIPAEMADEAAEWRATLMETIAETDEALIEKFLETGELSTEELKKGIREGVLKHGLVPMLCGSAFKNKGVQLVLDAVIDYLPAPVDVPPIQGVLPDGKEAVRPSDDKAPFSALAFKVMADPYGKLTFVRMYSGILEKGSYVLNSTKGEKERISRLVVLKADDREEVDALRAGDLGAVLGLKNTTTGDTLCTQDDPIVLETLFIPEPVISVAVEPKTKGDMEKLSKALVSLAEEDPTFRVNTDSETGQTVIAGMGELHLEILVDRMLREFKVEANIGAPQVSYRETIRGSAGGEGKFSRQTGGKGQYGHVVIEMEPGEPGSGFEFVNKIVGGIVPKEYIKPAEQGMRETCESGVIAGYPLIDVRCTLVHGSYHDVDSSEMAFKIAGSMAFKDGVKKCNPVLLEPMMKVEVEVPEDFLGSIIGDLSSRRGQVEGQGVEDGTSKISAKVPLAEMFGYATELRSMTQGRGIFSMEFDNYAEVPRNVAEAIISKNQGN is encoded by the coding sequence GTGGCTCGCGACTTCCCCCTGGAACGCGTCAGAAATATTGGTATCGCCGCCCACATTGACGCCGGCAAAACCACCACCACTGAACGGATCCTGTTCTATTCAGGCGTGGTGCACAAGATCGGTGAGGTGCATGACGGCGCCGCCGTGACCGACTGGATGGCCCAGGAACGGGAACGTGGCATCACCATCACCGCGGCTGCCATTTCCACTTCTTGGCAGGACCACCGGATCAACATCATCGATACACCCGGGCACGTGGACTTCACCATCGAGGTGGAGCGTTCCATGCGGGTGCTTGATGGAGTGATTGCAGTGTTCTGCGCCGTGGGTGGTGTCCAGCCCCAATCCGAAACCGTCTGGCGTCAAGCTGATCGCTACTCCGTTCCGCGGATGGTGTTCGTCAACAAGATGGACCGCACCGGCGCGGATTTCCTCAAGGTTCACGGGCAGATCAAGGATCGGCTCAAGGCCAATGCCGTGCCCATCCAGCTCCCCATCGGAGCCGAAGGCGACCTGAGCGGCATCATCGACCTGGTCGGCAACAAGGCTTACATCTACAAGAACGACCTCGGCACCGACATCGAAGAAGCCGAGATCCCTGCCGAAATGGCCGATGAGGCTGCCGAATGGCGCGCCACGCTGATGGAGACCATTGCGGAAACCGATGAGGCTCTGATTGAGAAGTTCCTCGAAACCGGCGAACTGTCCACCGAAGAGCTCAAGAAGGGAATCCGCGAGGGTGTGCTCAAGCACGGCTTGGTGCCGATGCTCTGTGGTTCGGCCTTCAAGAACAAAGGCGTGCAGCTGGTGCTCGATGCTGTCATCGACTACCTTCCCGCCCCTGTTGATGTGCCCCCGATTCAGGGTGTGCTCCCCGACGGGAAAGAAGCGGTTCGCCCGTCCGACGACAAGGCACCCTTCTCCGCCCTGGCCTTCAAGGTCATGGCAGACCCCTACGGCAAACTAACCTTCGTCCGGATGTACTCCGGCATCCTTGAGAAAGGCAGCTACGTACTCAACTCCACCAAGGGCGAGAAGGAGCGCATCTCCCGTTTGGTGGTGCTCAAGGCTGATGACCGTGAGGAAGTTGATGCTCTGCGGGCCGGCGATCTGGGTGCCGTTCTCGGCCTGAAGAACACCACCACCGGTGACACCCTCTGCACCCAAGACGATCCGATCGTCCTCGAGACACTGTTCATCCCGGAACCGGTGATCTCTGTGGCTGTTGAGCCCAAGACCAAAGGCGACATGGAGAAGCTCTCCAAGGCTTTGGTTTCTCTGGCTGAAGAGGATCCCACCTTCCGCGTCAATACCGACTCCGAGACCGGCCAGACCGTGATCGCAGGCATGGGCGAACTCCACCTGGAAATCCTCGTGGACCGCATGCTGCGCGAGTTCAAGGTGGAAGCCAACATCGGTGCACCTCAGGTGTCCTATCGCGAAACCATCCGTGGTTCCGCAGGTGGCGAAGGCAAGTTCTCCCGTCAGACCGGTGGTAAGGGTCAGTACGGCCACGTTGTGATCGAAATGGAGCCCGGCGAGCCTGGCTCCGGGTTCGAATTCGTCAACAAAATCGTGGGCGGTATTGTTCCGAAGGAATACATCAAGCCCGCCGAGCAGGGCATGAGGGAGACCTGCGAATCCGGTGTGATTGCCGGATATCCCCTGATCGATGTGAGATGCACCTTGGTGCATGGCTCATACCACGACGTCGACTCTTCGGAGATGGCGTTCAAGATCGCCGGATCCATGGCCTTCAAGGACGGCGTCAAGAAGTGCAATCCTGTTCTTCTTGAGCCGATGATGAAAGTCGAAGTCGAGGTCCCCGAGGATTTCCTCGGTTCGATCATCGGCGACCTGTCCTCACGCCGAGGCCAGGTTGAGGGCCAAGGCGTTGAAGATGGCACATCCAAGATCTCGGCCAAGGTGCCCCTTGCCGAGATGTTCGGTTACGCCACCGAGCTCCGCTCCATGACCCAGGGCCGGGGCATCTTCTCGATGGAATTCGACAACTACGCCGAAGTTCCTCGCAATGTGGCCGAAGCCATCATTTCCAAGAATCAGGGCAACTAA
- a CDS encoding AIR synthase, giving the protein MAANLRLTPAAAAELGRQAAVAGTPGQMHLELLPGDCADHVIQIRPGHLAGVAIARADGVTLHAPKSQLKLLQGLCLDYRGDLSGGGFLIRSGDGISPCACGSAFSLR; this is encoded by the coding sequence ATGGCTGCCAATCTGCGCCTGACGCCGGCTGCCGCCGCAGAACTGGGTCGTCAGGCCGCGGTTGCCGGCACTCCTGGGCAGATGCATCTCGAGCTTCTTCCAGGAGATTGTGCGGATCACGTGATCCAGATCCGTCCTGGACATCTGGCGGGGGTGGCCATCGCCAGGGCTGATGGCGTGACCCTTCACGCACCCAAGAGCCAGCTCAAACTGCTGCAAGGCCTGTGCCTGGATTACCGCGGTGACCTCAGCGGTGGCGGATTTCTGATTCGCAGCGGAGACGGAATCAGCCCCTGCGCCTGCGGCAGTGCATTCAGCCTGCGATAG
- the rpsL gene encoding 30S ribosomal protein S12, whose protein sequence is MPTIQQLIRTERSRLKAKTKSPALKSCPERRGVCTRVYTSTPKKPNSALRKVARVRLTSGFEVTAYIGGVGHNLQEHSVVLIRGGRVKDLPGVRYHIIRGTLDTAGVKDRRQSRSKYGAKTPKE, encoded by the coding sequence ATGCCAACCATCCAACAGCTGATCCGCACGGAGCGTTCACGCCTCAAGGCCAAGACGAAATCGCCGGCCTTGAAGTCCTGCCCAGAACGCCGCGGGGTCTGCACCCGTGTGTACACCTCCACGCCAAAGAAGCCCAACTCGGCGCTGCGCAAGGTGGCTCGTGTACGCCTCACCTCCGGCTTCGAGGTCACCGCCTACATCGGCGGCGTCGGACACAACCTTCAGGAGCACTCCGTGGTGCTGATTCGCGGCGGTCGTGTCAAGGACCTGCCAGGTGTCAGGTACCACATCATTCGAGGCACCTTGGACACCGCTGGCGTCAAAGACCGCCGGCAGTCTCGCTCGAAGTACGGCGCCAAGACTCCGAAGGAGTGA
- a CDS encoding YciI family protein, which translates to MPWFVKHETFTADTAALTLEQRRPHLEAHRGWVQQECAAGRRIRSGFLVDERRRPGGGGLLIFEAESYEEALAWVSHDPMIQAGLVDWNLQEWIPVSGDG; encoded by the coding sequence ATGCCCTGGTTTGTCAAACATGAAACCTTCACGGCGGATACGGCCGCTCTGACTCTCGAGCAGCGTCGGCCCCACCTGGAGGCCCATCGGGGCTGGGTGCAGCAGGAATGTGCGGCGGGTCGGCGGATCCGCAGCGGTTTCCTCGTGGATGAGCGGCGGCGCCCCGGTGGTGGTGGCTTGTTGATCTTTGAGGCTGAGTCTTACGAGGAGGCGCTGGCCTGGGTGTCCCACGACCCGATGATTCAGGCCGGCTTGGTGGACTGGAACCTGCAGGAGTGGATCCCCGTCAGCGGGGATGGCTAG
- a CDS encoding phosphodiester glycosidase family protein: protein MFPFAQLPEPLPELRQAPSLQGQQLRIDGLELRSSWQWEGLNRSQPDQLWLPLELLESHLGFRRHEGQLEWFGRRQPLAELPQRTLGDEVGLEVADWLAKVGVIIRLDDQQLQLTLPAADLQGMRRGKGSTADRLVLDLDGPALVQRVGDDLHLGVRSTAAQQLELRRLRLIPQQGPDSLVLKGQATRLRTLSLATPWRVVLDGVRTGGPAATAAQLPLRNPAIARWLRRGLVLEERTVTVGVKPLRVLRTGGDLSRIGLTMTPLTMAGQQQGLRFLPQLSQPANAVIAINGGFFNRILQLPLGALRQQGQWLSGPILNRGVVAWGDNDQLQFGRLRLDQQLQVNGGRRRGLSYLNSGYVQRGLSRYTRAWGPIYRPLSGEEEALLVQGGRVTQRFDRASIRRGVLIPADGDLVVARGGTPLPAKPGDAVMLSQRTTSGLGDQANVLGGGPLLMQGGQIVLNGRAEGFSPDFLALAAPRTVVGQGTGGTWLLALRGAAGSDPTLLETALAAQQLGLKDALNLDGGSSTTVVVAGRTVMNGRGSAPRVHNGLGFIPL from the coding sequence ATGTTTCCCTTCGCCCAGCTGCCGGAGCCCCTGCCGGAACTGCGACAGGCCCCGTCACTGCAGGGGCAGCAGCTGCGGATCGACGGCCTGGAGCTGCGCAGCAGTTGGCAATGGGAAGGCCTCAACCGGAGCCAGCCGGACCAACTGTGGCTCCCTCTGGAGCTGTTGGAGTCACATCTCGGCTTCCGCCGCCATGAGGGGCAACTGGAGTGGTTCGGACGCAGGCAGCCATTGGCAGAGCTGCCCCAGCGAACCCTCGGTGATGAGGTGGGCCTGGAGGTGGCGGACTGGCTGGCCAAGGTCGGCGTCATCATTCGTCTGGACGATCAGCAGCTGCAGCTGACCTTGCCTGCGGCAGATCTCCAGGGGATGCGGCGCGGCAAGGGCAGCACCGCAGATCGCCTCGTGCTGGATCTCGATGGCCCCGCATTGGTGCAACGCGTGGGAGATGACTTGCATCTGGGCGTGCGCAGCACAGCAGCCCAGCAGCTGGAGCTGCGTCGGCTGCGGCTCATTCCGCAGCAAGGTCCCGACAGCCTCGTGCTGAAGGGACAGGCCACTCGACTCAGGACCCTGAGCCTGGCGACACCCTGGCGCGTGGTGCTCGATGGCGTACGGACTGGCGGCCCTGCAGCGACTGCGGCCCAGCTTCCCCTCAGAAACCCGGCAATTGCTCGCTGGCTGCGCCGCGGCCTGGTGCTCGAGGAACGCACCGTCACCGTGGGCGTCAAGCCGCTGCGGGTGCTCAGAACCGGCGGTGACCTGAGCCGCATCGGTTTGACGATGACGCCACTCACCATGGCTGGACAACAGCAGGGGCTGCGCTTTCTGCCCCAGTTGTCCCAACCGGCCAATGCGGTGATCGCCATCAACGGCGGCTTTTTCAATCGCATCCTGCAACTGCCCCTAGGCGCTCTACGTCAACAGGGCCAGTGGCTGTCGGGACCGATCCTCAACCGGGGGGTGGTCGCTTGGGGCGACAACGACCAACTCCAGTTCGGACGCCTGCGGCTGGACCAGCAGCTGCAGGTGAACGGTGGTCGGCGCAGGGGACTGAGCTATCTCAACAGCGGCTATGTACAACGGGGCCTCAGCCGCTACACCCGCGCCTGGGGACCGATCTATCGCCCGCTCAGCGGCGAGGAGGAGGCACTGCTGGTGCAGGGGGGGCGCGTTACGCAGCGCTTTGATCGCGCCAGCATTCGCCGTGGTGTGCTGATTCCCGCCGACGGCGACCTGGTGGTGGCCCGCGGCGGCACCCCCCTGCCGGCCAAACCCGGCGATGCGGTGATGCTGAGCCAACGCACCACGTCCGGGCTGGGTGATCAAGCCAACGTGCTTGGCGGGGGGCCGCTGCTGATGCAGGGAGGTCAGATTGTGCTGAACGGTCGTGCTGAAGGATTCAGCCCTGATTTCCTCGCCCTTGCGGCACCCAGGACCGTCGTGGGCCAAGGGACTGGCGGCACCTGGCTGTTGGCCCTGCGCGGTGCAGCCGGGAGCGATCCCACTTTGCTGGAGACAGCCCTGGCCGCGCAGCAGCTCGGACTAAAGGATGCGCTGAACCTGGATGGAGGCAGTTCAACCACGGTCGTGGTGGCTGGACGAACGGTGATGAACGGTCGCGGCAGTGCCCCCCGTGTGCATAACGGACTTGGCTTCATTCCCCTTTAA